Genomic DNA from bacterium:
CTGGCGGGAGCCGGCGTGCTCGTGATGGGGCTCCTTCCGCTGCTTCTCGAGGGAACGGGACTGATCGGATCGCTCGTCATCACGGGCATCCTGTCCATCGCCGTGCTGGGCCTCGATCTCCTGATGGGATTTGCCGGGCAGGTGAGTCTCGGTCAGGCCGGTTTCATGGCGGTGGGCGGATATACCGCGGCGATCCTCGCCACGCGCCACAACGTCGACCCGCTCGCGGCGACCGGTGCGGGCATCGTCCTCGCGTTGGCCACGGCACTCGTCCTCTCACTGGTCACCGCCCGGCTCCGCGGGCTGTACCTGGCGCTCGCCACGCTTGCCTTCGGCCTGCTGGTGGATTCCGTCGCGGTCGGCGCGACCGGCCTCACCGGGGGGCCGTCGGGCCTCGTGGGGATCCCCAGTTTCGCGGCGGGCGGCTACACGTTTGCGAGCCCGCGGTCCACGTACTACCTCGTCTGGGGGCTCGCGGGCGCGGCACTGCTGCTCTTCGCCAACCTGGCCCGATCCGGATACGGGCGGGCTCTGCGGGCGATCCGCGCGGACCCGACGGCCGCCCGTGCGCTCGGGATCCGGGTCCCGGGCTACAAAGTCTCTGTGTTCCTGGTGAGCGCGGCGCTGGCCTCGGTCGCCGGCAGCCTCTACGCGTTCCACTTCCATTTCCTGTCGCCCGAAATGGTCAACACGTCTCGATCCGTGGAGATGATCGCGATGCTGGCCCTGGGCGGCGAGCGCACGCTCGTCGGGCCGGTGATTGGGGTCGCCCTGCTGACCCTGCTGCCGACCGTGTTTCAGCCGCTCGCGGTCTACAAGACGGCGGCGGAGGGATTGATCCTCATCTTGATCATGCTCTACCTGCCGGGCGGGATCTTCGGCGGTGTGCTCGCGGGCGTCCGGCGCCTCGGGCGCCGCCCCGTGTCGCGGGATGCGGCGGTCGAGACGACGACGGGGAGCGTCTAGTGGCGGAAGCCGCGGCCCTCGAAGCCCGGGGCCTGTCCAAATCGTTCGGCGGCGTGCTCGCGATCGCCGGCGTCGACCTCAGCATCCGCCGGGGATCGCTCACCGCGGCGATTGGTCCGAACGGCGCGGGCAAGACGACGCTGTTCAATGTCTTAACGAATCTCTACCACCCGGACGCGGGCGACGTCGTGTGTTTCGGTACCAGCCTGGCCGGCCTCAGTCCCGACGCGGTGGCCTCGCTCGGGCTGATCCGCACGTTTCAGACAGCGCGCGTGTTTCCGGGCATGACGGTGCTCGAGAACATCCTCGTGGGGGGACACCTGCGAAGCCGTACCACCGCGTGGCAGCAGGCGCTGTGGCTCGGCGCCGTACGCCGCGAGGAACGTACCATGCGCGCGCGGGCGGAGGCGCTGCTCGACGTCGTCGGTCTGGCCGGCCGCCGCGACGACCCCGCGGCCGGGCTGCCGCTCGGCGCGC
This window encodes:
- a CDS encoding ABC transporter ATP-binding protein, producing the protein MAEAAALEARGLSKSFGGVLAIAGVDLSIRRGSLTAAIGPNGAGKTTLFNVLTNLYHPDAGDVVCFGTSLAGLSPDAVASLGLIRTFQTARVFPGMTVLENILVGGHLRSRTTAWQQALWLGAVRREERTMRARAEALLDVVGLAGRRDDPAAGLPLGAQKLLEVVRALMAAPRILLLDEPAAGLNDIETGELARLLVAVRAAGVTVVVVEHNMSLVMGIADEVIVLDLGRVIATGSPAAVQANPRVIEAYLGRDETPGQRDG
- a CDS encoding branched-chain amino acid ABC transporter permease, translated to LAGAGVLVMGLLPLLLEGTGLIGSLVITGILSIAVLGLDLLMGFAGQVSLGQAGFMAVGGYTAAILATRHNVDPLAATGAGIVLALATALVLSLVTARLRGLYLALATLAFGLLVDSVAVGATGLTGGPSGLVGIPSFAAGGYTFASPRSTYYLVWGLAGAALLLFANLARSGYGRALRAIRADPTAARALGIRVPGYKVSVFLVSAALASVAGSLYAFHFHFLSPEMVNTSRSVEMIAMLALGGERTLVGPVIGVALLTLLPTVFQPLAVYKTAAEGLILILIMLYLPGGIFGGVLAGVRRLGRRPVSRDAAVETTTGSV